TGCGTCAGAACGCCTGGAGCTGGAGGTTGGGGGATCCCAAACGGCGCGATGTACAGAAGGTGCTTGAAGACGTCCTGGAGGGAAAGGTGTCTCCTGGAGCGGCAGCTTCGGAATACGGAGTTGCGCTGAAACGTGATAAAATGCTCTGGACTGTGGATGAGGAACAGACTGACGTACTTAGAAATACCCCTGAAGATATGGGAAGAAAAACCGTAACGGATACTACGGAAAGACGTTACTAAGACCAACAAGGAATGCCCGATAAACGAAACATAATCACAAAAGGGGAGTTGCGGGGAAAGGCAAAACCACCGGCTTTGCCGGTCATCTCATTAAGATAAGCGACAGACCGGGACTGCGTGCAAAGCAGTTCGGTCTGTGTTGTAGGCACCAAAAACACCCACCCCGGCTATGCGGTGGTAAAAATAGCTTAAAGCGAGGAGAAGAGTAGAAAAAGAAAAAACTCCCTGATAGGGTAGAAGTGGGTTGACGACCAACAACTACGATAACAGGGAGGTCTTCATCGTGAAAGACAAAGACATAAATATTTTAGAGCATACAAGTGGAGATATAATATCATATCGTATTTGCACCCAAATATCGAAGGATGGAGATATATGGACAGATAAACAGGATATAGGAGTGATATTAAGGAACTGTGTCAGCAAAAAGGGGTAGAAATCATAGAAGTCAAGCGTGCCCAGACCGTATACACATGCTGATAAACATCCCTCCCCAATACAGTGTATCACAGATCATGGGGTATTTGAAAGGAAAAATAGTCTGATGATATTGACCGGCATGCAAATCTGAAATATAAGTATGGAAATCGGCACTTTGGCCAGAGGATATTATGTGATACAGTGGGCGGAATAAAAAACAGATAGCAGAGTATTTTCGAAACCAACTGGCATCAGATCAAATCGCAGACCAGATAGGGCTGAAAGAGTTTGTTGACCCGTTTACGGGCCGCGAGAACAAGAAGGCGTAAAAATGCCCCTTAAGGGACTTCGTCCGTATCAGGCCCTTATAGGGCCTACTCAAGCCTCCCGGCTTAGCCGGAGGCTTTGACTTGGCCGACTGGCCTGAATTTTTTATCGTATCGCGTCCTTCATGGTTTTGACATACGCACCGATGCAGCCAGGGGCATCCTTCCCGTGCTGTTCCAGCAGCTTGACGATGGCAGAGCCGACGATCACGCCATCGGCGAGCTCTGCCATCCGCTTGGCCTGTTCGGGTGGAGATTCCAAAGCCGATGGGGCCGGGATATGGGTGTTCTGCCGCACAATTTCTATCATTGAGGCCAGATCCGTTTTGATCTCGCTTCTGGCTCCGGTGACGCCCAGGGAGGACACCACATAGAGAAACCCATCCGCCTCTCTGGCGATCATGGCGATTCGGTCCTTGGAGGTAGGTGCGATGAGGGAGATCAGCTCACCCCGTACGCCTGCAAACCGGCAGATTCCTCCTCTCCTCAAAGGGCAGATCGGGGAGGATCAGTCCGTCGATCCCCGTCTCCCGGCAGGCGGAGAAAAAGCGCTCCGCTCCATAGGAGAACACTACATTGGCGTAGGTCATAAAACAGAGGTATCGTTACATCCCGGCGCAGGTCCGCACCAGTCCGAAGATCTGGTCTGTGGTGACCCCGCCCCTGCAAGGCCCCGGAGTTAGCCCCCTGGATCACCGGCCCCTCGGCGGTGGGGTCGGAGAAGGGAATGCCCAGCTCGATGAGGTCCGCGCCGTTTTCCACTGCGGCCCGGACGGCGGCGGCGGTGGTCTCCAGATTCGGGTCGCCGCAGGTAATAAACGGGATAAATGCCTTTCCGCGGGCAAATGCCTGTGCGATCTTACTCATGGAATCCTCCCCTCTGTATCGGGCGATGGCGGCGCAGTCCTTGTCGCCCCGGCCTGAAATAGTGATGACGATGATCTGCTCCCGCTCCATAGCGGAGCAAGCTTTATGGCATGGGCCACGGCGTGGGCCGACTCAATGGCGGGGATGATACCCTCCGTCCGGGGCCAGATACTCGAAGGCGTTGACCGCCTCCTCGTCAGTGACCGGGGACATATTCCGCCCGGCCGATGTCATGGAGGTGGCGTGTTCCGGGCCGATGCCCGGGTAGTCCAGTCCGGCGGAGATGGAGTAGACCGGGGCGATCTGGCCGTACTGGTCCTGACAGAAGTAGGACTTCATCCCGTGGAAGATGCCCAGCTTCCCGGTGGCGATGGTGGCCGCCGTCTCCGGGGTATCCGCCCCCGGCCGGCCGCCTCGCAGCCGATCAGCCGGACCTGTTCGTCCCCGATAAAGTGATAGAAGCTGCCGATGGCATTGGAACCGCCTCCCACACAGGCGAGCACCGCGTCGGGCAGCCGCCCCTCCTCTCCAGAAGCTGCGCCCTGATCTCCCGGGAGATTACCGCCTGAAAGTCCCGGACGATGGTGGGGAAGGGGTGGGCCCCATCACAGAGCCAAGGCAGTAGTGGGTGTCGGCCATGCGGGAGGTCCACTCCCGCATGGCCTCGGATACGGCGTCCTTCAGCGTGGCTGTGCCCGTCTTTACAGGAACCACCTCCGCTCCCAAAAGGCGCATCCGGTACACATTGAGGGCCTGGCGGACGGTATCTTCCTCCCCATAAAGACCACGCACTCCATCCCCATGAGGGCGGCGGCAGTGGCGGTAGCCACCCCGTGCTGCCCCGCCCCCGTCTCGGCAATCAGGCGGGTCTTGCCCATCCGCTTGGCCAGAAGGGCCTGTCCAGCACATTGTTGATCTTGTGGGCCCCGGTGTGGTTCAGATCCTCCCGCTTCAGATAGATCTTCGCCCCGCCCAGATCCTCCGTCATCTTTTTGGCAAAA
This window of the Lawsonibacter asaccharolyticus genome carries:
- a CDS encoding hydantoinase, encoding MGDPKRRDVQKVLEDVLEGKVSPGAAASEYGVALKRDKMLWTVDEEQTDVLRNTPEDMGRKTVTDTTERRY
- a CDS encoding tryptophan synthase alpha chain; its protein translation is MIAREADGFLYVVSSLGVTGARSEIKTDLASMIEIVRQNTHIPAPSALESPPEQAKRMAELADGVIVGSAIVKLLEQHGKDAPGCIGAYVKTMKDAIR
- a CDS encoding tryptophan synthase alpha chain, which produces MEREQIIVITISGRGDKDCAAIARYRGEDSMSKIAQAFARGKAFIPFITCGDPNLETTAAAVRAAVENGADLIELGIPFSDPTAEGPVIQGANSGALQGRGHHRPDLRTGADLRRDVTIPLFYDLRQCSVLLWSGALFLRLPGDGDRRTDPPRSAL
- a CDS encoding tryptophan synthase beta chain, yielding MKSYFCQDQYGQIAPVYSISAGLDYPGIGPEHATSMTSAGRNMSPVTDEEAVNAFEYLAPDGGYHPRH
- a CDS encoding tryptophan synthase beta chain; translation: MRLLGAEVVPVKTGTATLKDAVSEAMREWTSRMADTHYCLGSVMGPTPSPPSSGTFRR
- a CDS encoding tryptophan synthase beta chain is translated as MGKTRLIAETGAGQHGVATATAAALMGMECVVFMGRKIPSARPSMCTGCAFWERRWFL
- a CDS encoding tryptophan synthase beta chain, yielding MNEYAGRPSRLYFAKKMTEDLGGAKIYLKREDLNHTGAHKINNVLDRPFWPSGWARPA